GTGACTGAAGGGCAACCGTCGGCCCCGTCTGCATGCAGACGGGGGGTTCGAGAGTGCCGAGTTCATTCGGGGTGTCCTCGCCCATGGCTTGGACATCRTGGTCGGAGTGCGCTGCTCTCGGAAACTGGAGGMTGGGCGGCAGGTCCGTGACCTGATGGTCCGGGGAAGCCTGGTCAAGCCCTGTGGGCTTGACCAGACCATGTGCATCTCCTGGGTCTGGCTCTACCGGAACACCGAGCCGGAACAACGCTTCGTTATGTCCAAYCTCGACCTGGGCGGCAAGTACCTCGCTCGCATGGGGAAGCGCCGCTGGCGCATTGAAGCCTTCTTCAAAACGGTCAAGGGGAGATTCGGACTTGAACGCTTTGCTCAGCACGTCCCCGAAGTGCGGCGTCAAGCACTTCAACTGGAATTGAACGCGCTCGACGCGTTCCAGCACGCACTTTTTGCCCCTTCAACCTAAACTGCAAGATGTCAGTCAGGCCTCTTGAGACGTGCCCATGCGGGTTGTCATGCGGTCAGGGCACGGTTGAGGGCAACTATATCGTCATGCGTGAGTGGCGCGCTTTGGGTCATGAATGTCTTCATCAGTGCGTCGCGGTTCTGCGGTGCACGTTGCTGGTCGGCAGCGGTCACCGCCATCTGCAGTTCGTCCAACGGCAATTCAGTGCAGTATGCCGGGGTACCCGGCTGCTGTCGCCAGGAGTCGGCCAGCGTACCTGCATCCAAGGCGTCAAAGCCCGTGGCGTCCACCAATTGCATCGCTGTGGCTTTGGCGTCCGCGTCATCACCTGCCACTGGAAGGGCAATCCGTGCGGGCGTGCCAGCGGCCGTGCCTCGGTCTGTCAAGGTCTGTGCCAACACCGCGTTCCATGCTTTGATCACCGGTCGGCCAATCTGTTCACTGACCCAGACGCCTTCCGGTTTGCCCCCATCGACTTCCGCGATAGCCCCGTCACGGAAGGGATAGTAGTTCGACGTGTCGATGACCACGACATCCCTGGGAACTTCGTTGAAAAACCCTCTCAATTCCGTGTGACGGGCAAACGGAATCGACAGAATGATCACGTCCACGTGCTGAACTGCCTCTTCCTTGGTGACGGCGGTCGCGCCAATCTCGTGGGCAAGGTCGAGAATGGATTCCGGTCCTTTGGAGTTCGCGAGTTTGACCGTATGGCCCTGAGCAGCGAGCTTGCGGGCGAGGGTGGCGCCGATGTGGCCAGCGCCGATGATGCCGATGTTCATGGTTGACTCCTGGTGGTGCCTGAGCGGTCGTACCCACTCTGAATGAGGGTGCGGATGCGCCTGGCATCATCCGTGGAGCCTTCCCCCCGGATCCAGGCGATGGCGGCGGTGGCCAGGAACAGGTCACGCGACTGCACCTCGCTGCGGGTATGGCCGTGCAGTTGAGCCGCTTGGAGAAACTCATCTGTCATGGTGATGAGCTGATCGCAGGGGTAAGTCAGTGGATTGTCCGGTGCACTCGCCCGGGTCGCCGCCATCAGGGGTTCGGGGAGGCCGCTAAAGGCGTTGAGGTAGTCTTCTAGGGCACGCAACCACTGCTGCAGGGCCTCCTCCGGGTCGTCAATCTGGATCAGGCTCGCGCGTCGCGCGACCAATTCTTGGGAGTGGAGCTGTAGGACGGCAGCCAGCAGGGCCTCGCGGGTCGGGAAATGACGGTAGAGCGTTCCTGGTCCGATCCCGGCTTCCTTGGCAATGGCGTCCAGTGAGGTGCTGATGCCGTGCCTCTGAAAGTGACGTTGTGCGGTATCCAGGATCACCGTGCGGTTGCGGATGAAGTCGGTACGGGGTTTGCGTGAGGTGGCTTCCGTGAAGATCAGTCCTCCTTGCTGAAGTGAGTGGGGATGCTTTGACTCTGTGGAGACGCCCTCGGTCTTGAGCCTCCTTGCGTTTTGGAGACTGCCTCCGTATCATACCATATATGAAACGGAGAATTTCTCCAGATAGACGCATGATCCTTGGCATGCAATTCAGCAACGGTTACGGCTCGCAGCCCCACGCCTGGCGAATGCCGGGTGTCAGTCCCACCAGCGCCACAGATTTCGACGCCCAGGTGCGTTACGCTCAAGCAGCTGAAAGGGGAAAATTCCACTTCCTCTTCCTCCCTGACGGCCTGGGGGTGGATACCGACCTGTCGCACCAGCCTTCCATGTTCACCCTGGAACCGCTGCTGACCTTGGCGGCCGTCGCCCGCGCCACCAGCCGCATTGGGCTGGTCACCACAGCTTCCTCGACCTTTAACGAGCCGTACAACCTGGCCCGCATGTTCAAGACTCTCGACATCATGAGTCACGGACGCATAGGCTGGAATGTCGTGCCGACCTCCGACCC
The sequence above is a segment of the Deinococcus sp. Leaf326 genome. Coding sequences within it:
- a CDS encoding transposase, which gives rise to MRGVLAHGLDIXVGVRCSRKLEXGRQVRDLMVRGSLVKPCGLDQTMCISWVWLYRNTEPEQRFVMSNLDLGGKYLARMGKRRWRIEAFFKTVKGRFGLERFAQHVPEVRRQALQLELNALDAFQHALFAPST
- a CDS encoding NADPH-dependent F420 reductase, with the translated sequence MNIGIIGAGHIGATLARKLAAQGHTVKLANSKGPESILDLAHEIGATAVTKEEAVQHVDVIILSIPFARHTELRGFFNEVPRDVVVIDTSNYYPFRDGAIAEVDGGKPEGVWVSEQIGRPVIKAWNAVLAQTLTDRGTAAGTPARIALPVAGDDADAKATAMQLVDATGFDALDAGTLADSWRQQPGTPAYCTELPLDELQMAVTAADQQRAPQNRDALMKTFMTQSAPLTHDDIVALNRALTA
- a CDS encoding TetR/AcrR family transcriptional regulator, whose protein sequence is MILDTAQRHFQRHGISTSLDAIAKEAGIGPGTLYRHFPTREALLAAVLQLHSQELVARRASLIQIDDPEEALQQWLRALEDYLNAFSGLPEPLMAATRASAPDNPLTYPCDQLITMTDEFLQAAQLHGHTRSEVQSRDLFLATAAIAWIRGEGSTDDARRIRTLIQSGYDRSGTTRSQP